In Desulfomonile tiedjei, the DNA window GAACCTTTCCCATCCTATCCTCGCCGCCCAGTCGCCGAGTCTCTCATACTTCTTGGCATCCTTCGCATAGACATCGACGATCTTCTTGACTGCGTTAACAGTGCTCGGCCAGCGCGGGGGCTCATTGGGAATAAACGGAATGACCACCTTGGAGAACTTTGGTCTGCTCATCCTGTTGGAAAGCTTGCCGCCGACCAGGATGGCGATGCCGCTGCCCAGTTCGTCGGCCAGAGGCATTGCTGCACACATGGTGTAGCAGTTGCCGCAGAACATGCAGCGGTCGGCATTGACTTCCAACGTCTTGCCGCCTGCCTCGGTCTTGGCAGGCTTGATGGCCGCGGTCGGGCAGGCCGCGATTGCAAGCGGAAGCTCGCAAAGCTTGTCGATCCACTCATGGTCGATCATTGGGGGTTTACGGTGAATTCCAAGGATCGCGATGTCAGAGCAGTGGACCGCGCCGCACATGTTCAGGCAGCACGCCAAGGAGACTCTTACGGGAGCGGGGAGCCGCATGTTCCCGAATTCATCATAGATACCGTCCATCACCGCCTTGACCACACCGGATGCGTCAATGGCCGGAGTATGGCAATGCGCCCAACCCTGGGTGTGGACTATGTTGGTGATGCCTGCGCCGGTGCCGCCGACCGGGAATTTGTTCGAGCCACCGTCAAACTTTCTGCCCTTGAGGTCGTCGAGCAGCGGTTTTACCTTATCTTTGCTATCCAGCAGGAACTCGACGTTGTTCCTCGTGGTAAAGCGCAGGTAACCGTTGCAGTGTTTGTCTGCGACGTCACAGATCTCGCGAAGGAGTTCGATGCTCATGAGCCGCGCGGCGCCCACGCGAACTGTGTAGATTTCATCACCGCTTTCGGCGACGTGGACCAGCACGCCCGGCTCCAGTATCTCGTGATAGAGCCATTTGCCGAAGTTTTTCTCGATGACGGGCGGGAAGAAGTCCCTGAAATATCTTGGTCCTATATCTGTAATTCTATCCTTTAGAGGATCGTTGGGATCGTAAGGCATGGTATTTGACCTCCTGTTATCTCTGGTGTTTCTTGCGGTATTCGACGATATCGCGGGTCCAGCCGCCCTCGACTTCTTCTTCTTTCCAGAAGATGTACGGGTTGGACCTTGGTTCTAGAACCATTCTGGGGTCGGGATCCAGTTCGATAACCCGGAGGAACTCCTGCATGCTCTTGCGCTGAATAAGCTCGCCGAGCCGCTCGCGGTTCTTGCCCTCTTCCATCCACCATTCCCACACTTTCTCGATCAACTCTTTGAGTTCGGAGAACGGGGACTCCATGGGCAGGAAGGGAACGGTCAAGGTGGCCATCTGAGCGCCTTCCAAGATCGGAGCTTTCGCGCCGAACAGCACGGATGCGCCAGTTTCCGTTCCGATTCTCAGGGCTCGCGGCATAACGTTGAGGCAGTGCATGCAACGGGTACACTCTCTGTTGTTTATGGTCAACTTGCTGCCATCCCAGGACATACAATTGGTGGGACACAGATCAATGACTTCCTTGTTAATGTCGAACTTGCCCCAGTCTCTTCCGGCATGTGCGCCGGCATTGGGCTTCAGCTCTCCGCCTACATAAGCCTTCACCGCTGCCTGGTCAATGCGAATGTCGTCTTTCCAGGTTCCAATGACTGACATGTCGGAACGAGCAATGGACGCCACACATCCGTTAGGGCACGCATCAAACTTAAATTTGAATTTGTACGGGAATGCAGGCCGGTGCAATTCGTCCTGATATTCGTTGGTCATGTTGAAGCAGGCTTCCTGCGAGTCATAGCAGGCGAATTCACACCGGGATTTCCCTAGGCAGGCCGAAGGGGTTCGGAGGTTTGAGCCCGAGCCGCCAAGATCCTGATTCAGGTTATGGGTCAGGTCGAAAAAGAGCGGTTCCAGGTGATCGGTAGTCGTGCCGAGGAAAACGATGTCACCGGTCGAGCCGTGCATGTTGGTCAGACCGCTGCCGTGTTTTTCCCACACGTCGCACAGACTTCGAAGGAATTCCGAAGTGTAATATTTGGCCGTCGGCTGATTCACGCGAACCGTGTGGAAGTGAGCAACACCCGGGAAGTTCTGGGGCTGGTCACAATATCTACCGATGACGCCTCCGCCGTACCCGAATACGCCTACGATACCACCATGCTTCCAGTGAGTTATTTTGTCCTCATAGGAAAGCTCCAGGACTCCCAGAAGGTCTTCCGGAGCCTCTTTCAAAACCTGTTTCCCCTTGATCTGTTGCTTGATATCGGAAACAAAGCTGGGCCACGGACCCTTTTCCAATTCATCAAGCATAGGGGTGTTGCGTTTCGCCATTAAAGGTTCCTCCTCTCTTCATTTGGATCTTTCATCTAGACTAGATCTTGCTTTCTTCTCGATGGAGCCTATAAAAATAGAACAAGCATTGAAGAAAGCCCCTTCCCACACGTGCTTTCCTCCGAGTCAGCGGCTCCGATTTACTGGCGGGTTGAGTGAACGTGAATGGTTCAGATCACCCAAACGTAGATTCAACAGACTTTAATTCAACCCACAGAGGCAAGTCAAGAAAAAAATTCGGACATTTAAGATAAAGAGCCGGTCATTGAGCTCAATGAACCGGGCTGCAAGAACTACCGCCTCCTTTCCATTTCAGCCGCTGCCTGAACAGGTTTTTGGCAACTGCGCGGCATCCGCACACCTTATGCCGGTTCGGCCTCGAACCGTGAGAATCACTTAGATGCGGTTGCCAAAGGTTTTGCCCGTACCTCCCGGCTAGAATCCGAAGAATCGTCGAGGTCCGGCTTCCCGGCGCGGTTTTTTCGCTTTGGGGGTTCTCGCGAAGCACTGCCGGGAGTATCATGAGCACGCGATATTCCTGGACGTTCCTTTAACTGCACCCCGGTGTCGTCCCGAACATGAGATTCTTCTTCAAGGCAAACATTACCATGAACAATGACCGTCTCCCTCTCATTCGTTTCTCCTTGGCTTCTCCACGCGGGCTCATGCCCTTTAACGACCAAGTGCTGGACACGGCCGTTCCTTTGGCACGACCTGCGTCTGACGAAACCGCGTCCGAAAAAATAACCTACAGAGTTTTTCTGCAAGGTATTGAAGCATTTATCCGCCGACATTGGGACCGGTTCGCCGAAGCCGTGTCCGAGCAGGCTGCAACCCCGGTGAACAACATCGACCTCATCGAAATTGTGGCCGAGAAGCACGGCAGCGACTATCATCCCGCTCGGATCAGAGTGCATGCAAACGGGCTCACGGTGTGCTTCGTGGCGAACGTGGCAATCACGGACAGAGGTAGAGATCGGCTGGACAAGGACTATCAATGGCTCAAGCACTTTCGCCTGAATTTCCAAAACTCTTTTGTTCCCCAAACGTATTTCCTCGGCCGGCAAACGATCTTTGACACAGACGGCGAAGAGATGGACCTTGTGATGTTCGTGGCAGAATGGCTGGAGGGCTATCATGAATTTCATCTGTCCAGGAATGTCGAGCAAGGCACTCTTGAAACGGTTGTTTGGGACATGGACCGGGGATACGGCTCTTTGTCAGAGCCTCAGTCCGGAGAGGTCTACAGGCAGGCGTCACTTATTCTGACCTATTATTATGACGTGCACACGTTTCGCGAAGTCTTTCCGTGGCACCATGCCTCGGGTGATTTTGTCGTTCATTTGGGCCGAGAGGCATTGGATGTCAAGATGATCACGGTGAGGCAGTACGAGGCCCGGACCGTATTTCACCATGAAGCCCCGGAAAACAGCGTGAATGCGCTCATGGTCTTTCTTGCAAACCTCACCATTAGGATGCGACTCGACAGACTGGACGGAGTGGGCGATATAGCGTGGGCGGCCGACCACTGTGTGGAAGCCACCATCCAGGGGTTCTTGGACGCTATGAAAACCAAAGTGGCCCAAGGCCATTGCTCTCAACAAGTCGTCGACGATTTGTTAGGGGCTCTGGAAGCAATGTCTCCGGTGGAATGGGCTGAGTTGTTCCAGTTTGTGGCCGAGTCCTATGATCCATCAGCCCCTGATGTGCCGGTTATCAGAGAGAATCTGGCCGACCACATCTTCAGTGTCTACAGCGCGATCCGCAGCCGAACGGAACGACCATGATCGGCCGATGCTTTCTTTTGTCCCGTGAATTATCTATTATGGAATTCAGTTTCGGACTCGGAACTCTGGGTTTTTTACAGTGGAGCGGTGAGGGAGCATCCCTGCCTCCGCGCGACGCGTTGCAGGACGGATGAAGACGCTGCAGGATTTCATGTAGGGGCACGGCATCGAAACTGTCTCAAGACCCGAGACCAGCGGAATTCCCGGGTAGAGGCGCTTCGAGAAGCGCCCTGATTCCGGGCGGTTCACGAACCGCCCCTACCGAAGGTCAGGTGAAATCGTCAGTTTTGAGACAGTCTCCATCCCGTGCCGCTACCGCTTGTGCTGAACACCTCTTTTGCAAGTCCAAACCCCGAAGCAATGATGTGTGATGGTTCATGCCAGTGAAACGTGAGATTCCCCGCATTGTTACTGCGGCCCTCAAAGGAGGAGCAGGCAAGACGTTCATCACCGTAGGCCTCGTTGCCGCGTTCCGAAAGCGCGGCTTGTCCCCGGCCGCGTTCAAGAAGGGGCCCGATTACATAGACGCGGGCTGGCTTGGGTTGGCCGCGGGCGATCACTGCTACAACCTGGACAGCTACCTTTTCGATCAAGAAACTGTGAAAGCCTCGTTTGTGCGCAGGTCTTCCGGCAAGGGTTTGGCTGTAGTGGAAGGCAATCGAGGCCTGTTCGACGGGGTTGACTCCGCTGGAAGTTACAGCACCTCTGAACTTGCCAAGCTGCTCAAAGCTCCCGTGATACTCATCATAGACGCGACCAAGGTGACCCGGACCGCGGCCTCCTTTGTTGTGGGCTGTAGAGCGTTAGACCCGCAACTGGACTTGAGGGGAGTAATCCTGAACCGAGTAGCCGGTGCTCGGCATGAAAGCATTCTGCGAGAATCCATCGAAGACGCGTCTGGGATTCCTGTGATCGGATCGATCAGGAAGTTGAGGATGGAGAATTTTCCTCAAAGACACCTTGGACTTCTGCCCTTGCACGAACACCCGGGGGCCAAGGAGTTCATTTCAGAGGCTGTAAGCGTGGTCGAGCAATCTGTGGACATCGAGCGTGTCATGAAAATCGCGCGCGCTGCCGAGCAATTTCCTGTGCAGGATATTTCCGAATCCTGTCCGGACATCAAGCTATCCCCACGGTCATGTGTGAGAATAGGGATACTTAAGGACTCGGCATTCCAGTTTTATTACCCCGAGAATCTGGAGGCGCTGGAAAGAAGCGGCGCGCGACTGGTGGAAATAAGCGCATTAGAGCCACGTGAGCTTCCGGATATAGACGGCTTGTACATAGGCGGTGGATTTCCCGAGACAAATGCTGTGCCGCTTGCCGAGAATCGGGTCTTCAAGGATTCTCTGGTCCAGGCGGTGCGCCGTGGGCTGCCGGTCTACGCGGAGTGCGGCGGTTTGATGTATCTTTCTCGGAATCTTATTATTGACGAGAAGCTTTATCCGATGGTCGGGGTATTTCCTATAGACACTGTCCTGCATAGAAAGCCTCAGGGGCTGGGTTACGTGCGAGTGGAAGTGACAGGACAGAATCCGTTTTATCCGCGAGGCGTGGAGTTGACCGGACACGAATTTCACTACTCTTCAGTAGGCAACATGGAGCAAGCGGAGTCCGGCTGCGCATTTCGGGTTTTGAGGGGCCGCGGAATGGACGGGATTCGAGACGGGATTTGCGCACATAATGTTTTGGCCACTTACGTCCACATTCATGCGCTCGGGGAACCACTTTGGGCCGAAGGCATAATCAACAGGGCCCTGGAATTCCGTGCCATGCAACCCGGCGCCGCGGAAATGGATTCCTGCACATGATGGGGAAGATGAAAGTTCCAAGAGTAATGATCGCGGCTCTCAAAGGCGGTGCAGGAAAGACGGTCCTCTCCGTTGGCCTGATAGCCGCGCTTCGGGCTCGGGGCCTCTCGCTGGGAGTGTTCAAGAAAGGCCCCGATTACATCGACGCGGGGTGGCTTGGACTGGCCGCGGGAGGGGATTGTTTCAATCTCGACGCATACCTTCTTGACAGTGACACCTTGCGGGCTTCTTTCGCTGCAAGGTCCCTTGGCAAGGACTTTGCCCTCGTGGAGGGAAACCGTGGGCTTTTCGACGGAGTGGATTCATCGGGGAGCTACAGCACGGCGGAGCTGGCAAAGCTCTTGAAGGCCCCTGTCATCTTGATCGTGGACGCAACCAAAGTCACGAGGACTGCGGCCGCGCTGGTTTTGGGGTGTCGGATCCTGGACCGTGATCTGGACATTAAGGGTGTGATACTGAATCGAGTGGCCGGTACGCGCCATGAAACGGTCCTAAGAGAGTCGATTGAAGACATAACATCAATTCCGGTAATCGGTTCAGTCCTGAAATTGCCCCTAGAGAACTTTCCACAAAGGCATCTGGGCCTTTTGCCGTTGCACGAGCATCCTCAAGCCCTGGAGTTTGTTGAAGATGCGGCGCGCGTGGTGAAGCAGTGCGTTGATCTGGACAAGGTCGTTGAAATTGGCTCAACTGCTGAGGAATTAGTGCCTGCTGGACTGGGCAGGCTGCCGGAAGTCACAGCCCCGCGCGGCTCTTCCGGAATTCGCATCGGCATTTTGAAGGACTCAGCGTTTCAGTTTTACTACCCTGAGAATCTCGAAGCCCTTACGAACAAGGGAGCTGATCTGGTTGAAATCAGCGCTCTTTCAGCCAAAGAACTTCCGGAACTTGACGCACTGTATATTGGGGGCGGTTTTCCTGAGACTCATGCCGAACGTTTGGCCGGTAATATCGGGCTTAAGGAGTCTTTGAGGGCCGCGGTCGATAAGGGCTTGCCCGTTTACGCGGAATGCGGCGGTCTGATGTATCTGTCTCGCAGTCTTCGCATGGACGAAAATATCTTTCCCATGGTGGGGATATTCCCCGTGGACTCCGTCTTGGAGAGAAGGCCGCAGGGACACGGTTACATCCGAGTGGAAGTTGCAGGTCCGAATCCTTTCTATCCGCAAGGAGTCGTGCTCACCGGGCATGAGTTTCACTATTCGTACGTCACTCCACAGGCCGACGATGTGGGTTGTTACGCGTTCAGGGTCTTAAGAGGCCACGGCATGGACGGCGTCCGCGACGGCATATGTTCCGCCAATGCTATGGGGACTTACGTGCATGTGCACGCCCTCGGTGAGCCTCTGTGGGCCGAAGGCATTCTTAAGAAAGCGGATGAGTTCCGGGCGTACCGTCGGGCCCACTGAACTTCCCCATTAAAAACCGGCTACTAGCAGCCCTGTCTCCCAACCTCATTGACATCGCAAAGATCAGCGGATAGAGCCTTCTCCATGGACCACGCCAAAAAAATCCGGGCAATCTTGGGACCAAGCGGAATCCTGGCTTCTTCCATGACAGGATACGAACACCGCGAGCAACAGGTGCGAATGGCGATCGAGGTATTCGAGGCCCTTGTTTCAGAGGATCGCCTGGTGATAGAAGCCCCCACCGGGACGGGCAAGACTCTGGCCTATCTGGTTGCGGCTTCGCTTTCCAGAAAAAAGGTCGCCATATCCACGGGAACGAAAAACCTTCAAGAACAGCTCTTCTACAAGGATATCCCATTCGTCCGCGAGAGAATCTTTCCTGAGCTGAAAGCAGCCCTTCTAAAGGGGCGGGGAAATTTCGTTTGCCACGCGAGAATGCGAACATACCTTCGCCAGCCGCACTTGCAGGGGTTTGTCGGCTCCCAGTCAGTGGAGCAGATCCTTAAATGGTATCGAGATACCCGCAAGACAGGGCAAGGGGACCGAGCGGAACTGCACAATCTGCCTGATGACGATCCGGTCTGGATGGAAATCTGTTCCACCTCCGAGAGTTGTCTCGGAAAGGCATGTTCAGACAGGGACGAGTGCTTTGTTCACAAAATGAGATCCAAAGCCGCGGCCGCGGATCTGATGATAGTAAATCACCATCTGTTGGCATCGGACCTCGCGGTCAAGGAGTCCGGCTTCGGCGAGGTAATCCCTCGGTACGAAGCCTTAATTGCGGACGAAGCCCACGGCCTGGAGGACGCGGCCACCCAGCATTTTGGCTTTCACGTCAGCTATCATCGCCTCTCCAGGCTTTTCCGGGACGTGCGCACCGAATTGGGACCGCGAGGCCCCAAATCGGCAAAGTTTCAGACCCTATTGGCAGACGGCGAGGATTTGATCCGCAGGCTTTTCAGAAAATTCCAGGATGTCACTACACCCACCAACGTCTTGAATTTGATAGATGCCGAACTTATCGAGATCCGCGACGCCCTCTGCTCCAACCTGGCGGTTTTCGCGTCCATGGTACCCAACCTCCCCGAGGTCTCAGAGGAATTGGAGGGCCTGACCCACCGAGCGGTGGATTTGCGGGGTGAACTCGAAACCATAATAACGGAACAACCCACAGGCGACTATGCTTGCTGGGTTGAACGGCGGGATCGAAATCCAGTGCTCCACGCGTCTCCGGTGGAGGTGGGAGGAATGTTCAGATCCAGACTTTACGAGAAAGTCCCTTCCATAGCATTTACCTCGGCAACTCTCTCTTCCGGAGGTACCTTCGACTACTTCAAATCGCGCCTGGGTCTCGATGGAGACCCCCAACCCTCGGAGACCATTCTGGATTCGCCGTTCGATTTTGCTGCTCAGACCATGCTCTATATTCCTCGTTCGATCCCGGAGCCCAATGCTCCGGGATTCACTGACGCGCTGGCGGGTATTCTCCAGGAGGTGCTGGCGGCTACGCACGGGAGGGCCTTTGTCCTCTTTACGTCCTACCGGAACATGGAAATCGTCTATGGAAAGCTTGAAGGCGTTGTTCCGTTTCCGTTGCTGCTTCAGGGCTCCAGACCCAAGGGCAAGCTTCTGAGCGAGTTCAGGGAGCGCAAAGGAGCTGTGCTGTTTGCCACGTCATCCTTCTGGGAGGGGGTGGACGTTCAAGGAGAAGCCCTGTCCTGTGTCATAATAGATAGGCTCCCGTTCTCTCCGCCGAACGACCCGATAGTGGCGGCCAGGACCGAAAGGATACGCCGGCAAGGTGGCGACCCGTTTTACTCCTTTCAGGTTCCGATGGCCGTCTTGGCGCTCAAGCAAGGCCTTGGCAGGTTGATCCGGACCCGTTCCGACCGGGGGGTCCTGTGCATACTTGATATTCGTATCCTCACCAAGCCTTATGGCCGGGTCTTTCGAGCCAGCCTTCACGACAGTCCCTTGAGTCGAGACCATCAGGCCATCGACGAGTTTTTCTCCACGGATCATAGCGATTGTCAGAATTAGCGTCCGGTTGCACACGGTACGGCATCTGACGGTTGACAAAAACCGACGGAACAATTGCGAGGGCGCAAGCCCAAAGCAATCGCCAAACATGGGCGGTATGGGGGACTTCTTCGTCTTTTCACATTTATAGTGATTCTCAAAAGTTTTTTCCGAATGGAGTCGCACTGCTGGACAAGCCAGCAGTGGCACCCCAATTCAATCCGTGATTACTTTCGAGAACCGGTATATAGCAGTTGCCATATTTCTTGTCCGATTTGCAGGCACTCCATTCCGTCATTCCTGCGAAGGCAGGAATCCAGTCCCGCGTCTCGCGGGATTTCCTGGGTTCCCGCCTTCGCGGGAACGACAGGCGTCAAAGCGGTCCGACAAAGTAGGCTCTTTCGATACGTTATGAAAACCGGACTGAACCTCTCATGGCCAAACGGACATTACTCTTGGCAACCGGTATAGACTCCCTGGAAGGCCCATCCGCGGCCCTTTCAAGAAATCTTAGATTTTGCAACTGCTTCTGGAGAGTTGCAGGTTGCTTGACGTTTGTATTTGCGATACAAGGGGCTCAAAGGAGATTTGGCCAATTCACGGCGGCGCGACGAACCCCCCGGAGGCTATGTGCGGCGACTGATTGACAGGTTGAGACCCCGAAGTAAAGGCCATGGAGGAGCCAATGCGCTCGCCGGCGCCGGGACAGGAGAGGCTTTGTCTGGTGAACATGCCGGCTCGCAGGACTTCGCGATCAAGGTCGATGAGAAAACCTTCGATCGGCTCTATTTGAGGCTCTCCGGAAAAATTTCCATGCAAAATGCAGAACTGGTGCGGGAAGAGCTTGTCGCACAGGTAAGATCTCAACCACTCAAGAACGTGGTCATAGACCTTGGGGCTGTAGAGTATTTCGACAGCGCGGGCGCGGCAGTTTTGATGGAGGTTCAGAGCGTTTGCAGACAATTGGACAATTCTCTAAAGCTCGAGCACGTTCCGAAGCGGATTCAGACCTTTCTTGATCTCATCGGATTTGAGGAATACCAAACCGCAAGCATCCTGGGGCCTCGGCCCGCTCCAAGCCTTTTGACCCAAATTGGCGATGGGGCTCTAAAATTTTATAACAACGCGGTGGATATCCTCACGTTCATTGGGGCCGCGGTGGTGGCATCGGCCCAGGACCTGGCTCGGCCAAGACAGGTTAAGTGGGATCCCCTATGGAAACTGATAGAGCGGAGCGGCTCCGACGCGATTCCAATTGTAACCATTCTGAACTTCCTACAGGGCGCGATTCTGGCGTTCCAGGCCGCGATTCAGCTCCGCAAGTTCGGCGCCAACATCTTTGTGGCCGATCTCGTAAGTGTTTCCATTTGCCTGGAAATGGGGCCGCTTTTGACGGCCCTTATTGTCTCCGGCCGCTCGGGAGCTGCTTATGCGGCTCAAATCGGCACCATGCAAGTCAACGAGGAAATCGATGCGCTGCGCATAATGGCGATCGATCCCATTCGTTACCTCGTGGTCCCGAGGATCATAGCTGTGGCTTTTGTCCTCCCGTGCCTTACACTTTTCGCGGACCTGGTGGGCGTCGTGGGGGGCTGCATCGTGGCGGTTGTGTCTCTGGACCTGACTCCACTGAGTTATTTCAACCAGGTACACAAAATTCTGGAAGTCAGCGACGTGGTGAAAGGATTGGTGAAGAGCTTTACGTTCGGCATCGAGATAGCGATGATTGGCTGCCTCAGGGGATTTCAAGTCCGGGGAGGGGCTGAGAATGTGGGCCGGGCTACCACATCGGCCGTAGTGACCTGCATTTTTCTTTTGACGGTCACTGATGCTTTCTTTGCTGCCTTGTTCCACTATCTTCCAGGAGTTCCGTGGTGATGGTTATGTACGCGGCAGACGTCACCCCAATGGCTAATGAAGCACAACCACCCACAGGTGGGGCCTCGCCGGTCATATCAGTGAGGAACCTCACAGCCGGATACGGTGACCAAAACATCATCGAGGATGTCTCCTTCGATGTGGAGTCCGGCGAAATTCTGGCCATTATCGGCAGGTCCGGCTGCGGCAAAACCACATTGTTCAAGGCCATGATCGGGCTCTTGGAACCAACGAGTGGCTATGTCGCGGTCGAAGGGGATAAAGTAATCCCGGTCGCGCAAGGGGGGGCCGAGCGGGTGCTGAGAAAAATCGGAGTATTGTTTCAGTCGGGCGCTCTGTTCACTTCGATGAGTCTGGCGGAAAACGTGGCCCTTCCGCTTCGGCAGTACACGGAACTGCCGGAAAGAATCATCGAACAACTCGTCGTTCTCAAGCTCGCTGAAGTAGGACTGGCCGGATCTGAGAGGTTACTTCCGTCGGAACTGAGCGGCGGGATGCAAAAGAGAGGCGCATTGGCCAGGGCCATGGCGCTTGATCCAAAGATCCTGTTCTTCGACGAACCGTCCGCGGGCCTGGACCCGGTAACCAGCGCGGGGCTCGATCGAACTATTCTGCGGATTAATGAGAGCCTGGGCGCCACCATAGTCATAGTCACTCATGAGATTGCCAGTGTTCTTAACGTGGCGCGGCGCGTGATCATGCTGGACGCCGAAGAAAAAACCGTCATTGCCGAAGGAATCCCGGCCGAACTCAAGGAGCATTCGACCGATCCACGGGTACAGGGGTTCTTTAATCGTTCACCCGAAGGGGAATAGTAGAAACGCGATCTACAAACAGGATCGCGGGCCCCAAATCCGGAAAACCGGAAGGCGTGTCAACCTGGACTTCGAGTTCCCTTGCGGGCGAAGGCGCTTTTCCTTTAGGTCGCGGAGAAAAACATGTTCAGCCAAGTGGATAAATTCAAGATCGGTCTCTTTGTGGTGGCGAGCGTGGTCTTGGGGACCGGGATAGTCATCTGGCTGGGAGCCTCGCGATACTTCGAGGATTCCAAGATGGCGGTCGCCTACTTCACTGAGAGCGTTCAGGGTTTGGAAGCGGACAGCACGGTCAAATTCAGAGGCGTTCCCGTAGGCAGGGTGCGAGGTATCCGCATGGCGCCCGACGGCAGGTTGATAGAAGTTGTAATGAGTTTAAGCCGCAATTTTCAAGTCACGGAAGACCTGGGAGTGAAAATGAATCTTCTGGGGTTGACGGGCCTGAAGTATATCGAAATGGACACCTTCCGGCCCGAACAAAGGAAAGAGGCCCTGACCCTGGACTTTCAGCCTCGTTATCCTGTCATTGCCACCTATCCCTCGGATATCCGCGAAATCGGGACCGCGTTGGAAAAGCTCTTCCAAAAGGTGAATGCCGTGGATGTGGAAGCGATGTCCGGCCACATGCTCCGGGTGGCCTCCAAGCTTGACAAGATACTTTCCGATCCCAAAGTGGATACGGTGGGCACCGACACGGCGGATGCGTTGCGCGAAATCAAGGAAGCCGCCAGAAAAGTCCATGACGAATTGACCCGCGCGCAGCCCTCGAGAAACTTTACCCGGACAATGGAGAAGGCTTCCGACTTCTTCCAGGAGAGCACTCA includes these proteins:
- a CDS encoding MCE family protein, producing the protein MFSQVDKFKIGLFVVASVVLGTGIVIWLGASRYFEDSKMAVAYFTESVQGLEADSTVKFRGVPVGRVRGIRMAPDGRLIEVVMSLSRNFQVTEDLGVKMNLLGLTGLKYIEMDTFRPEQRKEALTLDFQPRYPVIATYPSDIREIGTALEKLFQKVNAVDVEAMSGHMLRVASKLDKILSDPKVDTVGTDTADALREIKEAARKVHDELTRAQPSRNFTRTMEKASDFFQESTQTARSADRLIRRQDNNLNLLSQKLDRSADNLIDFTRTIKLKPSSILPSFFGGAEEKAAPKR
- a CDS encoding ATP-binding cassette domain-containing protein — encoded protein: MANEAQPPTGGASPVISVRNLTAGYGDQNIIEDVSFDVESGEILAIIGRSGCGKTTLFKAMIGLLEPTSGYVAVEGDKVIPVAQGGAERVLRKIGVLFQSGALFTSMSLAENVALPLRQYTELPERIIEQLVVLKLAEVGLAGSERLLPSELSGGMQKRGALARAMALDPKILFFDEPSAGLDPVTSAGLDRTILRINESLGATIVIVTHEIASVLNVARRVIMLDAEEKTVIAEGIPAELKEHSTDPRVQGFFNRSPEGE